The genomic interval CCTTCGTCAACAAGGATGCCCGCGCGACGCTCAAGCTGGGGCAGGCGCGCGGGATCGCCCTGCTCGCGCCCGCCCGTGCAGGCATCTCTATTTCCGAATACGCGCCTAACGCGGTGAAGAAATCGGTGGTCGGCTCCGGCCACGCCGATAAGGCGCAGATACGCGCGATGCTCGGCGTTCTGCTGCCGCGCGCGACCCCGGACAGCGACGACGCGGCGGACGCCTTGGCGATCGCCATCACGCACGCGCACCATCGCGGCGCGGTCGCCATACTGGCGGGAGCGGCGCGGTGATCGGCAAGCTCAAAGGGCTCGTCGACGCCACCGGCGATGGCTGGGTGATTGTCGATGTTGGGGGCGTGGGCTACGAAGTGCACTGCGCGAGCCGGACGCTGGCCCGGCTGCCGGCGCGCGGGCAGCCTGTCGAGCTGGCCATCGAGACCCATGTGCGCGAAGATGCGATCCGCCTGTTCGGATTCGCGAACGAGCTGGAGCGGCGCTGGTTCCGGTTGCTGCAAGGCGTGCAGGGCGTTGGAACGCGGCTGGCGCTTGCGATTTTGTCGACGCTGGAGCCGAACGAGATCGCTAACGCCATCGCGCTCGGGGACAAGGGCGCAATTTCGCGCGCGCCCGGTGTCGGGCCGAAGGTCGCGCAGCGGCTGATCGGCGAGTTGCGCGACAAGGCGCCGGGACTGGTGGAGGCCGGCGCGGCTGCTGCGGCGCTCCCGGAGGGCGGGGCCGCGCAGGACGGCTCGGCGATGGGCGATGCGGTTTCCGCGCTCACGAATCTGGGCTATCCAGCCGCACAGGCCGCCGCAGCAGTCGCCACCGCCATGCGTGAGGCGGGTGACGACGCCTCGACAGAAACGCTGATCCGGCTGGGCCTGAAGGAGCTTGCGACGTGAGCGAACGGCTGATCGAGGGCGCGCGCAGCGACCAGGACGACATCGAGCCGAGCCTGCGCCCGCAGCGGCTCGCCGAGTTCATTGGCCAGGAGCGCGCCCGCGCCAACCTCCGCGTGTTCATCGACGCCGCGCGCGGCCGGGGCGAGGCGCTGGATCACGTCCTGTTCGCCGGCCCGCCGGGGCTGGGCAAGACCACGCTGGCGCAGATCATGGCGCGCGAGCTTGGCGTCAATTTCCGCATGACCTCCGGCCCAGTCATCGCCAAGCCGGGCGACCTTGCCGCGCTGCTCACCAACCTCGAAGCGCGCGACGTGCTTTTCATTGATGAGATTCACCGTCTCAACCCTGCGGTTGAGGAAATCCTCTATCCGGCGATGGAGGATTTTCAGCTTGATCTCATCATCGGCGAGGGACCAGCGGCCCGCTCGGTGCGCATCGACCTGGCGAAATTCACGCTGATCGGCGCTACCACGCGGACCGGGCTATTGACCACACCGCTGCGCGACCGCTTTGGCATACCCGTCCGGCTGGACTTCTACACCGACGAGGAGCTTGAGCAAATCGTGACGCGGGGCGCGGGCGTGCTCGGCATGACCATGACGCCGGCCGGCGCGCGCGAGATCGCCAAGCGCAGCCGCGGCACCCCGCGCGTGGCCGGGCGGCTGCTTCGGCGCGTGCGGGACTTCGCCGCCGTGGAGGATGCGGCGGAGATCGACGACGGCGTTGCGGACCGTGCGCTCACGCAGCTCGAAGTCGATCCGCTGGGACTCGATTCGCTCGATCATCGCTATCTGCGCTGCATCGCCGACACCTACGGCGGCGGGCCGGTCGGCATTGACACCATTGCCGCGGCGCTGAGCGAATCGAAAGACGCGCTGGAGGAAACGATCGAACCGTTCCTGCTTCAGCAGGGTTTCATCGGGCGCACGCCGCGCGGACGCATCGTCACGCTCAAGGCGTTCAAGCATCTCGGCATGGCCGCGCCCGCGCAGATGACACAGCCCTCCATGCCGCTGTTCGGGGATAGCGATGAGTGAGAAAGAGGTGCTGCATGGCCGGACTGAAAGATTTCGATCTGGACAAACTCGACGATGAGCAAATCGCAAACCTTTTGGAAAACTATCGGAAGGCGGGCAAGACTGAAGAACCGAAATATACTGAGATTTTGGCTGAACACGCTCGCCGCCAGGGCAAAGGGCTTTCATTCGAGAAGTCTCTTGCTGCCATCAGGGACGCCGCTTCGCGGGGTCAATTCCTGAGCTACAAACAACTCGCGGAAGCGAGCGGATTGAAGTGGTCTTTTGCGGTGCGTCACGCGATGCCGTCGCATCTGTGGAATCTCCTTGAGTACAGTTATCGGAACGGTCTGCCGCTTCTCAGTGCCATTGTCGTCAACCAAAAGAATGTCGACACCGGAGATATGGAGCCGGAAACGTTGCGTGGGTTTATTGCTGGTGCGCGCGATCTTGGGATTGCCGTTACGGATGAGCGTCAATTCCTGAAGGAACAACAAGAAGAGGTCTTCAGGCGCGCGAAGGAAGGGACGCTGAATGTCTGAGGCCGGCGCGCAGGACTGGCCGGATCTCGCCGGCCGGCTGGAGGCGGGGCGGCACGTCCTGCCCGTGCGCGTCTATTACGAGGACACCGATTTCTCCGGTCTGGTGTATCACACCAGCTATCTGCGCTTCATGGAACGGGGGCGCTCCGACATGATCCGCCTGCTCGGCGTGCACCACAGCGCGCTGGCGGCGGGCGAGGGCGCGCGGCTGGTGTTCGTGGTGCGGCGCATGGAGATCGATTTCCTGCGGCCGGCACGGATCGATGATGTGCTGGAAGTCGTCACCGAGCCGGCGGAGCAGACCGCCGCGGCCTTCACGCTGGCGCAGAACGTGATGCGCGACGGCGAGCGTTTGGTGAGCGCGCGGGTGCAGATTGTCCTCGTCGACGAAACAGGCAGGCCACAGCGCCTGGCCACCGCCTTGCCCGAGAGCGTCACGCGCTGGATGCAGTCGGGCTGAGCGCCACGCCTTTTCCACAGTCCCCGATCAAGGAAGGTGGACGTCCTTCAACCGCGCCGGAACCGCCCATCGTCATGGAGTCGCAAAGCCCAGCCAGTCTCTTCCTCGCCGCACCGGCCGATGTGTCGGTCTTCGCGCTGTTCGGCGAGGCGGGATTGGTGGTTCAGGCGGTCGTGCTGGTGCTCGTCGCGGCCTTGATCTGGACACTGGTCGCTGCTGCCAGCAAATACACCGAGTTGACCCGCGTCCGGCAGGAAGCGGACGCCTTCGAGCGGCTGTTCTGGTCCGGCCCATCGCTGGACGAGCTTTACGCATCCATGAACGGCAAACGGACCGGTTCCTTGTCGGCAATCTTTATGGCCGCGATGTATGAGTGGCGACGCACGCTGGACACCTCGCCGCGCGCGGTGCCTGGGGTACAAGGGCGGATGGAACGGCTGATGGCGGTATCGATTGCGCGCGAGACGGATCGGCTTGAATGGGGATTGACCGCGCTTGGCATGATCAGTGCGGCCGCGCCGCTGCTCGGGCTGGCGGGCGCGCTGTGGGCGCTGATGGCGGGGTTCACGACGTCCGAGAACTTCGCCGGCTTGGCGCCGGCGGCGGCGCGAGGGCTGCTGGCGGCTGCCCTGGGGCTTTTCGTCGGCGTGGTTGCGGTTATCTTTCATCGCGGGCTTAAGCGCGCCGTGCGCCGCCACGAGCAGCGCATGAAGGACTTCGCGCAGGAGTTTTCCGCCATCGTTTCCCGCCAGATCGACGCGAGCATATGAGACGCCTCCCCACCCAGCGGCATGCCCTCATCCGGCGCCTTCTGCGCCGCGCGTTCGTCTCGTTGCTGGCGGTCATCTTCGTTGCGCTGGCGGCGTCCGCATCCGCGCAGACGCAGGAGGACGGTTCCGAACTTCCAGTGCGCATCGCCATCCCGACCTTTTCCAGTGACACGGCCGAGACCGAAGAATGGGCCCAGCGCATCGCGCGTGTGCTGGCCGCGGACCTCGCGCGTTCGCAGGCCTTCATCCCGCTGGAGCAGACCGCGCTGGTGCGTGAGCGCGTGAGCCTGAATGCCATGCCCAGCTTCACGGACTGGCGTGCCACGAACGCCAGGGCGCTTTTGGTCGGTCGCGTGACATCCGCGCCGGGCGGGCGGCTGCGGCTGGCGTTTCGCCTGTGGGATGTGGCGTCCGGCCAGCAGCGCGTGGGCGCGCAATACTACGCGCCGCAGCAGCACTGGCGGCGGCTGGCCCACGTGGCCGCAGACGCTGTCTACTCCAATGTGACAGGGGTACCCGGCTATTTCGACACGCGCATCGCCTTTATCGAGCAGCGCAATGACGTCGAGCCGCCGGTCACGCGGCTGGCCGTAATGGATCAGGACGGCCGGAACCTCGAATATCTGACCAAGGGCGTCCAACCCGCGCTGTCGCCGCGGTTCAGCCCTGTCGCCCAGCAGCTCATTTATGTCGTGGATACTGGTGGTGCGCCGCGACTTATCCTGCGGGACCTGCATCGCGGTCTTACGGAGACGATCGGGGATTTTCCCGGCCTGATGGCGCCGCCGCGCTTCGCCCCCGACGGCCATCGCATCGTGATGAGCCTTCGACGTGGCGGCAACGCCAATCTCTACGAGATCGACCTGCGCACGCGAACTCTCCGTCGCCTGACGGAGACTGCCGCGATCGACACCGCGCCAAGCTTCTCGCCCTCCGGTCGGCATGTCGTATTCGTCTCCGGGCGCAGCGGCACCCGGCAGCTGTACGTCATGCGGGCGAATGGCCGTTCGCAGCAGCGGATCAGCCGGGGCGAGGGGCGTTATGCCGAGCCCGTGTGGTCGCCGCGCGGCGACTTCATCGCCTTCGTCAAGCGTCTGCAGGGGCAGGCATTCCTCGGGGTGATGAAGCCCGACGGCTCGCAGGAGCGGCTGCTGACGGCTGCGCCGGACATCGGCGGTCTTTCCTGGGCTCCGAACGGCCGGGCGCTGGTGTTTTCGCGGCTGCAACAGGGGGAACAGGGGAAGGCGGAACTTGTCGTGATTTCCCTCAACGGCAACGGCGAGCGTGTGCTCGAGACGCCGCATCCGGCCACCGATCCCTCATGGTCGGCGCCGCTGGAGCCGCGCGGCTCGATGCGCCGGCGCTAGGCCCGGCCAGGCCCTGTTTACAGTCGGTTAACAACCGTGCGGTGTGACCTTTCGCCCGCCACCCTGACGTGTCTTTTTCGCATCATCATGGCCGAAATCCGGCGGCGCTTGGCGGGGCCGCGCTTGATCTGCCCCCGTGCCCCCGGTACGTCTGAAAACGGCAATTGCCGTAAATTCAGAGGAGATATCATCATGAAGGGTCTGAAAGGCGTTATCGTTGTGGCCACCGTGGTCGCCACCGCTGCGGCCGTCAGCGCTTGCCGCAAGGAAGTTGCCGAGCCGTCTCTGAAGCTGGGCGCCTCTGACGTGGCTGTGCCCGTGGTCCGCTAAGAGGCACAAAACTTGAAGTGCTTCAGCGCGGAGTGCGTTACTTCGCCTGGATCTTAGAACTGAAACGCTGGGTTATCGGGGGGACCCATGATCGGCAGCGTTTCAGTTCATTTCTTTTGGGGCCGTGAAAGACGCACCCGCGGCCCGCTGACCGAAAGCCGGATCGCATTTCCTCAAATTCTGACAGGACGTTTGGGCACCGCCAATGGTGATGGCGGCACCCATTTCACTAGCGCGCGCTGTGCGCCTGTAGCCGCTCCTTGATCTCGTCCAGGATCGCGGGATCGTCGATCGTCGCCGGCACGCGGTATTCCTCGCCATCGGCGATCTTGCGCATCGTGCCGCGCAGGATTTTGCCAGAGCGCGTCTTCGGCAGCCGATTCACCGTCAGCGCCAGCTTGAACGCGGCAACCGGGCCGATCTCGTCGCGCACGAGCTGAATGATCTCCGACTCGATTTCCGCCGGCTCACGATTCACGCCGGCATTCAGTACGACAAAGCCGGCCGGCACCTGCCCCTTGATTGGGTCGGATATGCCCACGACCGCGCACTCGGCCACGTCCGGGTGGTTCGCGATGACCTCCTCGATCCCTCCGGTCGATAGGCGGTGTCCGGCAACGTTGATGATGTCGTCCGTGCGCGCCATCACGAAGACATAGCCGTCCTCGTCGAGATAGCCGGCATCACCTGTCTTGTAATAGCCGGGGTAGTCGTTGAGATAGGACTTCTTGAAGCCCTCGTCGTTGTTCCACAGCGTTGGCAGACAGCCCGGCGGCATCGGCAGTTTGATGCAGATCGAGCCGTTCTGCCCGGCCGGCACGTCATAGCCTTGCTCATCGAGGATGCGGAGGTCGTAGCCCGGCATCGGCACGGTCGGAGAGCCGTATTTGACCGGTAGCATGCCCAGGCCGACGGGGTTGCCAGCGATGGCCCAGGCCGTCTCCGTCTGCCACCAGTGGTCGATCACCGGAACGTTGAGCACCTTCTCTGCCCAGCGGATGGTGTCCGGGTCGGCGCGCTCGCCTGCGAGGAACAACGTTTCGAACTTCGACAGGTCGTAGTTGCCGGCGAGCTGCCCGCTCGGGTCATGCTGCTTGATGGCGCGGAATGCTGTCGGCGCGGTGAACAGCGCTTTTGCCCCATGTTCGGAGATCACCCGCCAGAAGGCGGCAGCATCCGGAGTGCCGACCGGCTTGCCCTCGTACATGATCGTCGTGGCGCCGTGCAGCAGCGGGGCATAGACGATGTAAGAGTGTCCGACCACCCATCCGACATCCGAGGCGGTCCACCACACGTCGCCCGGGTCAATGTTGTAGTGGTTCTTCATCGTCCATTTGAGCGCGACCATGTGGCCACCGTTGTCGCGTAAGACGCCTTTCGGCACCCCGGTTGTGCCCGAGGTGTAAAGGATGTAGAGCGGGTCGGTCGCCGCGACGGTGACGCAGTCCGCATGTTCCCCGGCCAGGCGCGCACGCTCCACTGCTTGCATCCAGTCATGATCGCGCGGCGCGAACAGCGGCGCATAGGCTTGCGGGCGCTGGTAGATCAGCGTCGCCTGCGGCTTGGTCTCGGCGTGCGCGATCGCTTCATCCAAGAGCGGCTTGTATTTGACGATCCGGCCGGGCTCGATACCGCAGGAAGCCGACAGGATTAGCTTGGGGTTGCAGTCGTTGATGCGCGTGGTTAATTCGTGTGCCGCGAAGCCGCCAAACACCACCGAGTGGATTGCGCCGAGCCGCGCGCAGGCGAGCATCGCGATCGCCGCCTCCGGGATCATCGGCATGTAGATGATGACGCGGTCGCCCTTCTCGACGCCCATATCCCGCAGCACGGCCGCAAACAGCGCCACCTCGTCCCGAAGCTCACGATAGCTGTAGGTGCGCTGCGCGCCGGCCAGCGGGCTGTCATAAATCAGTGCCGGCTGGTCACCGCGGGTCGGCACGTGCCGGTCGAGGCAGTTGTAGCAGGTGTTGCATTCCGCGCCGACGAACCAGCGGCCATAGACGCCCATATCGGGATCGAGGATCTTGTCCGCGGGCTTCTCCCAGTCGATCTCCTCGGCAGCCTTGGCCCAGAAGCCCTCCGGGTCATTTTGCCATTCGCGGTAGACGTCGTGATAGCGGCTCATCGGTGTTTCGCTCCCTGGGTCGGCGGGCGTTTTTGCTTGTTGAGGCGCGACAAGACGCGATAGCGGCCCGACTTCGCTGAAGTGCGCGCTATTTTGAGATTGGCGGACGGGCTTGGCAAGAGTTGGGGCGAGGGCGCGACATCCTGGCTGGGGCGCGCGGTTACAGGCACATGAAGGACGAGACGCTAGAGGACAAGTCGAGCAGCATGGCGTTGCCGCGCTCCAGCCACAAGGCCGCCGCGCCGGCAATAAGGAAAGCGCCAGCCAACAGAACCAGCAATGTCATCGAGCGTGGCATTCGCGGTCTCCTTCAGGATGCCGCTTGACCGGCCGGGGCAGGCCGACGCTGGCGGATGGAGCCGTGCACAATCGCCGATATCAGCCCCAGCGCGATCGAAATCCACCACATGATGTCATAGCTCTGGAAAATATCATAGAGATACCCGCCCAGCCACGCGCCAAGGAAGCTGCCGATCTGGTGGGAAAACAAGGTAATGCCGAACAGCATGGACATCCACCGCGGTCCGAACATGTCCGCGACCAGGCCGCTCGTCAGCGGGACCGTCGCCAGCCACAGCAGGCCGAGCACCGCCGAATAGGCCAGCAAGCTGTAATAGGTCATCGGCAGCAGCACGAAGGCCAGGAACACCGCAGCTCTTGCAGCGTAAAGGAAGACGAGCAGGTGACGCTTCTCGTAGCGTCCGCCAAGCTGGCCAAAGAGATAGGTGCCCGCGATATTGCCGATGCCTATGATCATCAGCGCAAGCATCCCGGTCTCGGCGCTGAAGCCCTGATCGGTCACGAAGGCGGGGAGGTGTGTCGCAACGAAGGCGATGTGAAACCCGCAGACGAAGAACCCGACGGACAGCAGCCGGAAGTCACGGTCGGGCATGGCTGAGGTGAGCGCGGCGCGGATCGTCTGCTCGCCGGCTGCGATTGTACTGGCTGCCCGGCCCGCAGCCTCGCGCCCGGCGCCCGAGGCAAGCATCCAGCCCAGCGGGGCCATGATCGCGGCGGTGAGCGCCAGCAGCACGAGGCTCCAGGACCAGCCGTAAGCGTCGATCAGCACATGGACATATGGCAGCGCGGCGAACATACCGATGGCGCTGCCCATGCTGGCCAGCCCCAGCGCCTTGGCGCGGCTTTCCTCCGGCGCGGCGCGGCCGACGACGCCGAGCACGGTGGTGAAGCCCGTGCCGCTCACGCCCAGACCGATCAGCACGCCGGCGGTCAGCAGGCTCGCTTCGCCCGCTGCGTTCGCCATGATGAGCAGACCGCCAACATAGCAGAGCGCGCCAACAGTCAGGACCCGACCGGCGCCATATTTATCCGCCAGACCACCAGCCGCGGGCGCCGTGAGGCCCCACATCAGGTTCTGCAGCGCCATCGACAGCGCGAATGATTCGCGCCCGAGCCCAAGATCAAGGCTGATCGGATTAAGGAACAGCCCGAAGCTCTGGCGGATGCCCATGTTGATGACGAGCACAAGGCCGGCCGCCAACACAATCAGCCACAACAACGGCGTTGCCGAGATGCGCGAAGAAGCCAAAATCGGGAATCCTGCTGTTTGCAGCGGAGCCTGTCCGCTGCCCGTAAACTGGACTTGAGTCTATGGCGGTGCCATATTGCGCGACAAATGAAAAAAGTTGATCGCTGGTATGAGCCTGATTTCTGATATCTTCACCTG from Dichotomicrobium thermohalophilum carries:
- the ruvC gene encoding crossover junction endodeoxyribonuclease RuvC; amino-acid sequence: MAAARILGIDPGLRCTGWGLIESAGSRVTFIAAGTIRPREDQSLPERLADLFAGLCDAIETWAPTEAAVEQTFVNKDARATLKLGQARGIALLAPARAGISISEYAPNAVKKSVVGSGHADKAQIRAMLGVLLPRATPDSDDAADALAIAITHAHHRGAVAILAGAAR
- the ruvA gene encoding Holliday junction branch migration protein RuvA; its protein translation is MIGKLKGLVDATGDGWVIVDVGGVGYEVHCASRTLARLPARGQPVELAIETHVREDAIRLFGFANELERRWFRLLQGVQGVGTRLALAILSTLEPNEIANAIALGDKGAISRAPGVGPKVAQRLIGELRDKAPGLVEAGAAAAALPEGGAAQDGSAMGDAVSALTNLGYPAAQAAAAVATAMREAGDDASTETLIRLGLKELAT
- the ruvB gene encoding Holliday junction branch migration DNA helicase RuvB produces the protein MSERLIEGARSDQDDIEPSLRPQRLAEFIGQERARANLRVFIDAARGRGEALDHVLFAGPPGLGKTTLAQIMARELGVNFRMTSGPVIAKPGDLAALLTNLEARDVLFIDEIHRLNPAVEEILYPAMEDFQLDLIIGEGPAARSVRIDLAKFTLIGATTRTGLLTTPLRDRFGIPVRLDFYTDEELEQIVTRGAGVLGMTMTPAGAREIAKRSRGTPRVAGRLLRRVRDFAAVEDAAEIDDGVADRALTQLEVDPLGLDSLDHRYLRCIADTYGGGPVGIDTIAAALSESKDALEETIEPFLLQQGFIGRTPRGRIVTLKAFKHLGMAAPAQMTQPSMPLFGDSDE
- the ybgC gene encoding tol-pal system-associated acyl-CoA thioesterase is translated as MSEAGAQDWPDLAGRLEAGRHVLPVRVYYEDTDFSGLVYHTSYLRFMERGRSDMIRLLGVHHSALAAGEGARLVFVVRRMEIDFLRPARIDDVLEVVTEPAEQTAAAFTLAQNVMRDGERLVSARVQIVLVDETGRPQRLATALPESVTRWMQSG
- a CDS encoding MotA/TolQ/ExbB proton channel family protein, with the translated sequence MESQSPASLFLAAPADVSVFALFGEAGLVVQAVVLVLVAALIWTLVAAASKYTELTRVRQEADAFERLFWSGPSLDELYASMNGKRTGSLSAIFMAAMYEWRRTLDTSPRAVPGVQGRMERLMAVSIARETDRLEWGLTALGMISAAAPLLGLAGALWALMAGFTTSENFAGLAPAAARGLLAAALGLFVGVVAVIFHRGLKRAVRRHEQRMKDFAQEFSAIVSRQIDASI
- the tolB gene encoding Tol-Pal system beta propeller repeat protein TolB, giving the protein MRRLPTQRHALIRRLLRRAFVSLLAVIFVALAASASAQTQEDGSELPVRIAIPTFSSDTAETEEWAQRIARVLAADLARSQAFIPLEQTALVRERVSLNAMPSFTDWRATNARALLVGRVTSAPGGRLRLAFRLWDVASGQQRVGAQYYAPQQHWRRLAHVAADAVYSNVTGVPGYFDTRIAFIEQRNDVEPPVTRLAVMDQDGRNLEYLTKGVQPALSPRFSPVAQQLIYVVDTGGAPRLILRDLHRGLTETIGDFPGLMAPPRFAPDGHRIVMSLRRGGNANLYEIDLRTRTLRRLTETAAIDTAPSFSPSGRHVVFVSGRSGTRQLYVMRANGRSQQRISRGEGRYAEPVWSPRGDFIAFVKRLQGQAFLGVMKPDGSQERLLTAAPDIGGLSWAPNGRALVFSRLQQGEQGKAELVVISLNGNGERVLETPHPATDPSWSAPLEPRGSMRRR
- a CDS encoding propionyl-CoA synthetase; amino-acid sequence: MSRYHDVYREWQNDPEGFWAKAAEEIDWEKPADKILDPDMGVYGRWFVGAECNTCYNCLDRHVPTRGDQPALIYDSPLAGAQRTYSYRELRDEVALFAAVLRDMGVEKGDRVIIYMPMIPEAAIAMLACARLGAIHSVVFGGFAAHELTTRINDCNPKLILSASCGIEPGRIVKYKPLLDEAIAHAETKPQATLIYQRPQAYAPLFAPRDHDWMQAVERARLAGEHADCVTVAATDPLYILYTSGTTGVPKGVLRDNGGHMVALKWTMKNHYNIDPGDVWWTASDVGWVVGHSYIVYAPLLHGATTIMYEGKPVGTPDAAAFWRVISEHGAKALFTAPTAFRAIKQHDPSGQLAGNYDLSKFETLFLAGERADPDTIRWAEKVLNVPVIDHWWQTETAWAIAGNPVGLGMLPVKYGSPTVPMPGYDLRILDEQGYDVPAGQNGSICIKLPMPPGCLPTLWNNDEGFKKSYLNDYPGYYKTGDAGYLDEDGYVFVMARTDDIINVAGHRLSTGGIEEVIANHPDVAECAVVGISDPIKGQVPAGFVVLNAGVNREPAEIESEIIQLVRDEIGPVAAFKLALTVNRLPKTRSGKILRGTMRKIADGEEYRVPATIDDPAILDEIKERLQAHSAR
- a CDS encoding MFS transporter, with translation MASSRISATPLLWLIVLAAGLVLVINMGIRQSFGLFLNPISLDLGLGRESFALSMALQNLMWGLTAPAAGGLADKYGAGRVLTVGALCYVGGLLIMANAAGEASLLTAGVLIGLGVSGTGFTTVLGVVGRAAPEESRAKALGLASMGSAIGMFAALPYVHVLIDAYGWSWSLVLLALTAAIMAPLGWMLASGAGREAAGRAASTIAAGEQTIRAALTSAMPDRDFRLLSVGFFVCGFHIAFVATHLPAFVTDQGFSAETGMLALMIIGIGNIAGTYLFGQLGGRYEKRHLLVFLYAARAAVFLAFVLLPMTYYSLLAYSAVLGLLWLATVPLTSGLVADMFGPRWMSMLFGITLFSHQIGSFLGAWLGGYLYDIFQSYDIMWWISIALGLISAIVHGSIRQRRPAPAGQAAS